Part of the Sulfurovum sp. TSL6 genome, CGATATCCCGATCGTTACGGTGGCATTTTATCCAAAAACAAAAAGCACTATAGATGAAGTTAAACTTTTTGAAATGGTCAGAAAAGTCCAGCAAAAAATAAATGCCGTTGACAATGTGGCTAAAACAACACTGAAAGGCGAGAGAAAAGCACAGTACAATATTGAGGTTGATATGGGGAAACTTTCAGCCTATCACCTCTCTTTGGGACAGATCATGCAGGCAGTACAATCTTTGGCTGTTTCGGTACCTGATGTAAAGGGTAGAACAACAAAGAATCATTTAGTGATATTTGGTGTCAAAAATGCCATTGAAAGTATAGATGATGTAGGGAATGTGATCGTAGCACAGTATATGGGGTCACCGATCTACCTCAAAGATGTTGCGAAGGTAACCGAGGGCGTGGATACACAAAATTTTCAAACGGCAAAGATTTTATTGAAAGCAGACATGCATCATGAAAAGAGTGTAGATCATCAATCGGTACAGGTCAAATCACGTTTGAGTGAAGAGAAAAATCAAATTACACTGACCGTTGCAAAACTTGCTGGAACCAATGCAGTATTTGTTGCTGAGGATGTACTTGAGGTCCTTCAAAGCTATGAACATGAATTTGAAAAGTTAGGTATTGGATATCTTATTACGAGAAACTATGGTGTCCGGGCAAATGAAGCTGTAAATGAATTGATGCATCACTTGATCATTACGATCGTGATCATTGCTTTAATGTTGGTTTTCGCTTTAGGTTGGAGAGAATCTATCATTGTTACATTTACTGTACCAGCCATTTTGGCAGTCACACTGTTTACTGCATGGATGACGGGTCAGACGATGAACAGGATCACACTCTTTGCACTCTTGTTATCCTTGGGATTGCTGGTAGATGCTGCTATTATCGTGATTGAAAATATTCACAGACATTTACATAGCCATGGCGTTGAAGCCAAAGAGATGGATGAACTTTTAGTTGAAGCAACGGATGAGATAGGTGCACCGACGAATATAGCAACATTGGCTATTATCTTAACGATGGTTCCCATGGCATTTGTTGGAGGGATGATGGGATCCTTCATGAAACCTATCCCCTATAATGTACCAGTCGCATTGATCGCTTCATTATTTGTAGCCTATATCTTTACGCCTTATTTGAGTTTAAAGCTATTGAAAAAGCCAGATCATCATGATGAAGGATCAAAATAATGAAAAATCTTGAAAGTTTTATTTATGATATTCTTGATGACAAGTCAAAGAAAAAACTGGTGATCATTTTAACAGCTGCAGCATTTTTCTTAGCACTTTTAATGTTCCCGACCAAATTGGTCCTGGCAAAAATGTTGCCGGGAAAAAGTGATAATACATTTTCTGTTTATATTGATACACCTACGGGTTCATCGATAGAGCAGACAAAAGCTGTGAGTGACTGTGTGATCGATTTTCTAAAACAAGAAGATGAAGTGATGAATATAGAGCTTTTCTTGGGACAAGGTATTCCACTGGATTATGCAGGTCTAGTCAAAGGCGCGAGTATGAAACGTACTGAAAATGTTTCAGAAATAGCTGTGAACCTTACAGATAAGCATCATCGTGAAGAACCCTCATTTCTTATGGTGAAACGTTTAAGACCTAAGATTCAGGCTGAATGTACCTCTTTAACAAGAGGTACGAACATTAAATTTGTAGAGCAGCCATCCGGACCTCCCACATTGGCATCTGTTGTTGTTGAAGTACATGGTGATGATATGGAAAAAATAAGAGATCTCGCTGTAGATGTAGCAGATGTTCTCTCCCAAACAGAAGGGTTGGTTGATATTGATCTTATGGCAGATGAAAAATATGAAAGATATGAACTTATACCTGACAAAGAAAAAGTTGTTAGAAGCGGTCTAGGTGTCGGTCAAGTAAACAATATCATCTATCTTGCTTTTGAAGGTAAGGTCATAGCGCATAAGAATTCTCAAAATTCACCGGACCAGATACCTATATTTTTGGTATTGGATAATAGCAGTAAGAAGTTATCTGTATCCAATGAAGATGCATTGCAAAGCAAACTTTCTTCATTGAATTTAATGAATAAGAAGGGGATGATGGTCCCATTAAGTGAAGTGGTTACGATTCGCAAAGTGAAGTCAAACCCTATGATCATGCATAAAGATCTTTCTCGTATGGTGAATGTGATCGCTGAAACCGATATGGTTTCACAGGTCTATCCTCTTTTGGAGGCACGCAGTATGATGCTTGAAAAATTTGAAAAAGATTATAGGATTACAAAAGCAGGATTATCAACCTATATGTTTGATTTTACTTTAGAAGACAAACAAACCCATGAAAAATTTCTCATACGTTGGGATGGTGAAATGAAAGTGACACTTGATACTTTTAGAGACCTGGGTGCTGCATTTATCGCTGCATTGATACTGATCTTCTTGTTATTGGTCATTTATTATAAGAGTTTTGCAATCAGCGGTATTGTACTACTAGGTTCATTCCTTTCCCTTATAGGGGTTATTATAGGACACTGGGTAGCAAACTGGTTTACTTCTGAGACTTTCTTCCTGACTGCTACTTCTCTTATTGGTTTTATCGCATTGATAGGGATAAGTTCACGAAATTCATTGCTTCTTATAGATTTTGCGAAGTCTTTAATGGAGATTGAAGGTATCAAAAAACGTAGAGCTATTGCCATTGCAGCAGCAACCAGAGCAAAACCTATTGCTTTGACTGCCGTTGCCATTATTTTAGGTTCTGCATTGCTTGCAGGGGATCCGGTGTTTGGTGGGCTTGGTGTTGCGCTTATTTCGGGTACCGTTGCGGCAGTATTTGTTTCACTTCTTTTTATTCCGGTACTGATGGATAATGCAAAAGCGATGGATTTTGAACCCATTGATCATTCAAAAGCACATCGCAACATTGCTATCACTAAGTAACCTTCTTTGGGCACCTCTTCAGGGTGCCACTGCAACCTTTTACCAAGCATTTGCTATAATCACCCATAATTTTTAAGGAGCTACAATGGCTACAATTGGAATGGGTGATATCAAAAAAGGTACAAGACTCGAAATTACAGGAAACCCGTATAAAGTTACAGATTTTCAGCATGTTAAACCAGGTAAAGGTGCAGCATTTGTACGTATGAAGATCAAAAATCTTGCTACAGGTAAAACGATCGAAAAGACAGTACATGCAGGTGATAAATTTGATGTACCGGAACTTGAACAAAAAACGATGCAATATCTTTATGATGATGGTGAAATGCTTCAATTCATGGATACAACAACATTTGAACAGATCGGGCTTACGCATGAGCAGGTAGGTAAAGATACGTTTGATTTTATGATAGATGGTATGGAGGCTGAAGTTCTGTTTCACGGAGGTAAAGCTATTTCCGTTGAAATACCACAAACTGTGGTACTTAAAATCGTAGATACACCACCTAACTTCAAAGGTGACTCACAAGGTGGAAAAAAACCGGCTACACTTGAAAGTGGTGCTGTGGTACAAGTACCTTTCCATGTTCTTGAAGGTGAAATGATCAAAGTGGATACTGTTGAGGGTAAATATTTGGAGAAAGCCAAATAAAATATTTTCAAGTTGATCCTGAAAAAACTACGCTGAGACTGAACGTACTTAAGAGTTACTCTTTAGTGCGTTCAGTTAGCGATCACTTCTTTTACTTTTTAAATACTTTCTCACAATCTTTTATCATGGCATCCGGTATGGTCGCAATGGTCATAAATTCAGACATTTGTAACATCGGATACATATAGGCGATATAATATTTGGGATCAAGTATCTTTGCTTTTCCATTCTCAATGAGAACAGGGTAAGGGAGCATTGCTGCATTGTTCCTACCAATTCTTCTTGTAAAGGTCCCGGTTCTTCTAGAGAGTTGAATACCGATCAGTGTTGAACCATTTTCC contains:
- a CDS encoding efflux RND transporter permease subunit, encoding MENKQAYEIVNIAGRLAKSFLRNPLTIVLGAMLLLIGYIALTTMPREEDPQIAISGGAVIVAMPGATPKEVENIIINPLERKLREIRGIEHIYGMAMDNVGIVNVMYYIGEDREDSNLKLYDKVMQNMDLMPKGVMQPSVKPFDIDIDIPIVTVAFYPKTKSTIDEVKLFEMVRKVQQKINAVDNVAKTTLKGERKAQYNIEVDMGKLSAYHLSLGQIMQAVQSLAVSVPDVKGRTTKNHLVIFGVKNAIESIDDVGNVIVAQYMGSPIYLKDVAKVTEGVDTQNFQTAKILLKADMHHEKSVDHQSVQVKSRLSEEKNQITLTVAKLAGTNAVFVAEDVLEVLQSYEHEFEKLGIGYLITRNYGVRANEAVNELMHHLIITIVIIALMLVFALGWRESIIVTFTVPAILAVTLFTAWMTGQTMNRITLFALLLSLGLLVDAAIIVIENIHRHLHSHGVEAKEMDELLVEATDEIGAPTNIATLAIILTMVPMAFVGGMMGSFMKPIPYNVPVALIASLFVAYIFTPYLSLKLLKKPDHHDEGSK
- a CDS encoding efflux RND transporter permease subunit, whose product is MKNLESFIYDILDDKSKKKLVIILTAAAFFLALLMFPTKLVLAKMLPGKSDNTFSVYIDTPTGSSIEQTKAVSDCVIDFLKQEDEVMNIELFLGQGIPLDYAGLVKGASMKRTENVSEIAVNLTDKHHREEPSFLMVKRLRPKIQAECTSLTRGTNIKFVEQPSGPPTLASVVVEVHGDDMEKIRDLAVDVADVLSQTEGLVDIDLMADEKYERYELIPDKEKVVRSGLGVGQVNNIIYLAFEGKVIAHKNSQNSPDQIPIFLVLDNSSKKLSVSNEDALQSKLSSLNLMNKKGMMVPLSEVVTIRKVKSNPMIMHKDLSRMVNVIAETDMVSQVYPLLEARSMMLEKFEKDYRITKAGLSTYMFDFTLEDKQTHEKFLIRWDGEMKVTLDTFRDLGAAFIAALILIFLLLVIYYKSFAISGIVLLGSFLSLIGVIIGHWVANWFTSETFFLTATSLIGFIALIGISSRNSLLLIDFAKSLMEIEGIKKRRAIAIAAATRAKPIALTAVAIILGSALLAGDPVFGGLGVALISGTVAAVFVSLLFIPVLMDNAKAMDFEPIDHSKAHRNIAITK
- the efp gene encoding elongation factor P; translated protein: MATIGMGDIKKGTRLEITGNPYKVTDFQHVKPGKGAAFVRMKIKNLATGKTIEKTVHAGDKFDVPELEQKTMQYLYDDGEMLQFMDTTTFEQIGLTHEQVGKDTFDFMIDGMEAEVLFHGGKAISVEIPQTVVLKIVDTPPNFKGDSQGGKKPATLESGAVVQVPFHVLEGEMIKVDTVEGKYLEKAK